One segment of Agrococcus sp. ProA11 DNA contains the following:
- the pyrH gene encoding UMP kinase, whose protein sequence is MPAQPRRRVLLKLSGESFGAGSLGVNPDVVQAIARQIAEAAESVEVAIVVGGGNFFRGAELSQRGMERGRADYMGMLGTVMNALALQDFLEQAGAETRVQSAIQMTQVAEPYIPRRAERHLEKGRVVIFGAGAGLPYFSTDTVAAQRALEIGAVQVLVAKNGVDGVYSADPKQDPEATRYEEITYQEALVRGLKVVDSTAFSLCMDNRMPMRVFGMDGDGQLRRAILGEPVGTLVRA, encoded by the coding sequence ATGCCAGCACAGCCGCGCCGTCGAGTCCTCCTGAAGCTCTCCGGCGAATCCTTCGGCGCCGGCAGCCTCGGCGTCAACCCAGACGTCGTGCAGGCGATCGCGCGGCAGATCGCTGAAGCGGCCGAATCGGTCGAGGTCGCGATCGTCGTCGGCGGCGGCAACTTCTTCCGCGGCGCGGAGCTGAGCCAGCGCGGCATGGAGCGCGGTCGCGCCGATTACATGGGCATGCTCGGCACCGTCATGAACGCGCTCGCGCTGCAGGACTTCCTCGAGCAGGCGGGCGCGGAGACGCGCGTGCAGTCGGCGATCCAGATGACCCAGGTCGCCGAGCCCTACATCCCGCGCCGCGCCGAGCGCCACCTCGAGAAGGGGCGCGTGGTCATCTTCGGCGCGGGCGCGGGCCTTCCCTACTTCTCCACCGACACCGTCGCCGCCCAGCGGGCGCTCGAGATCGGTGCCGTGCAGGTGCTGGTGGCGAAGAACGGCGTCGACGGCGTGTACTCGGCCGACCCGAAGCAGGATCCCGAGGCCACGCGCTACGAGGAGATCACCTACCAGGAGGCGCTCGTGCGCGGCCTGAAGGTCGTCGACTCGACCGCGTTCAGCCTGTGCATGGACAACCGCATGCCCATGCGCGTGTTCGGGATGGACGGCGACGGCCAGCTGCGCCGTGCGATCCTCGGCGAGCCGGTCGGCACGCTCGTGCGCGCCTGA
- the frr gene encoding ribosome recycling factor, with translation MISDVLASAKEKMTQSIEVAKSDFATVSAGRANAALFQRLNADYYGSPTPLVQLASFQQPDARTLVITPFDKSALKEIERAIVAAPHLGVSPQNDGNIVRIVMPELTEDRRKDYVKIVKDKAEQARVAVRNVRRQAMTDLEKLKGDVSDDEISRAEKELEAATKQTIDGIEDALKKKEAELLEV, from the coding sequence GTGATCAGCGATGTGCTGGCTTCGGCCAAGGAGAAGATGACCCAGTCGATCGAGGTCGCGAAGTCCGACTTCGCGACCGTCAGTGCGGGCCGCGCGAACGCCGCGCTGTTCCAGCGACTGAACGCCGACTACTACGGCTCGCCGACGCCGCTCGTGCAGCTGGCGTCGTTCCAGCAGCCCGACGCGCGCACGCTCGTCATCACCCCGTTCGACAAGAGCGCCCTCAAGGAGATCGAGCGCGCGATCGTCGCGGCCCCGCACCTCGGCGTCTCGCCGCAGAACGACGGCAACATCGTGCGCATCGTGATGCCCGAGCTGACCGAGGACCGCCGCAAGGACTACGTGAAGATCGTCAAGGACAAGGCCGAGCAGGCGCGCGTCGCCGTGCGCAACGTCCGCCGTCAGGCGATGACCGATCTGGAGAAGCTCAAGGGCGATGTCAGCGACGACGAGATCTCGCGCGCCGAGAAGGAGCTCGAGGCCGCCACCAAGCAGACGATCGACGGCATCGAGGACGCGCTGAAGAAGAAGGAAGCCGAGCTCCTCGAGGTCTGA
- a CDS encoding phosphatidate cytidylyltransferase → MRREHRSAAEIEAQIQAQIHAARDQIEATRERVNKRTGRNLAAAVVIAIVLGGTLLVSLIFVKTLFMVFATVLIGFALFELASALRFAGRDVPRVPLVLLGCAIVPVTWYLGAAGMWWSTLAAIAIVAVVRVVELADPSTRTGAGAVFADVAAGALCIVYVVVLGAFAVLLTSQDGGEWWMLAMIAMTTVIDTGALAVGIWLGKHKLAPRISPGKTWEGLLGGAAFAIAAGVPLSIWMLGQPWWFGIILALLLVTTATVGDLAESIIKRDLGIKDIGSFLPGHGGFLDRLDSVLPSAVVMMALFQITHA, encoded by the coding sequence ATGCGACGGGAGCATCGGAGCGCCGCCGAGATCGAGGCGCAGATCCAGGCGCAGATCCACGCCGCCAGGGATCAGATCGAGGCGACCCGCGAGCGCGTGAACAAGCGCACCGGCCGCAACCTCGCTGCGGCGGTCGTCATCGCGATCGTGCTGGGTGGCACGCTGCTGGTGAGCCTGATCTTCGTCAAGACGCTCTTCATGGTCTTCGCGACCGTGCTCATCGGGTTCGCCCTGTTCGAGCTCGCGAGCGCGCTGCGGTTCGCCGGGCGGGATGTGCCGCGCGTGCCGCTCGTGCTGCTCGGCTGCGCCATCGTCCCGGTCACCTGGTACCTGGGCGCCGCGGGCATGTGGTGGTCGACGCTGGCCGCGATCGCCATCGTCGCGGTCGTCCGCGTGGTCGAGCTCGCCGACCCGTCGACCCGCACGGGCGCCGGCGCTGTCTTCGCCGACGTGGCGGCCGGTGCGCTGTGCATCGTCTACGTAGTCGTGCTCGGGGCGTTCGCCGTGCTGCTGACGTCGCAGGACGGCGGCGAGTGGTGGATGCTCGCGATGATCGCGATGACGACCGTGATCGACACGGGCGCCCTCGCCGTGGGCATCTGGCTCGGCAAGCACAAGCTCGCACCCCGCATCAGCCCCGGGAAGACCTGGGAGGGACTGCTCGGCGGCGCCGCGTTCGCGATCGCGGCCGGCGTGCCGCTCTCCATCTGGATGCTCGGGCAGCCGTGGTGGTTCGGCATCATCCTCGCCCTGCTGCTGGTGACGACCGCGACCGTCGGCGACCTGGCGGAGTCCATCATCAAGCGCGATCTGGGGATCAAGGACATCGGATCCTTCCTGCCGGGTCACGGCGGATTCCTGGACCGGCTGGACTCCGTGCTGCCGAGCGCGGTCGTCATGATGGCGCTGTTCCAGATCACGCACGCGTGA
- a CDS encoding DivIVA domain-containing protein: METMSTFPRARRSQPGYDIEQVEDFLEDARRAYATDARAATAIDSSAIRRTSFTMQKGGYSPAHVDAALERLEEAFARREHERGVVEHGEAAWFAKVRERAEAALATLTRPDGERFRRVSRISRGYRVAEVDRFADRIAEYLQDGPELTAREVRTVQFDAQFGGYDEDEVDALLDTVVSLMLAVR, from the coding sequence ATGGAGACGATGAGCACGTTCCCCAGAGCCCGGCGGTCCCAGCCGGGCTACGACATCGAGCAGGTCGAAGACTTCCTCGAGGACGCTCGGCGCGCCTACGCCACCGATGCCAGGGCTGCCACGGCCATCGACTCGTCAGCGATCCGGCGCACCAGCTTCACGATGCAGAAGGGCGGCTACTCGCCGGCCCACGTGGATGCGGCGCTCGAGCGGCTGGAGGAGGCGTTCGCCCGCCGGGAGCACGAGCGGGGCGTCGTCGAGCACGGCGAGGCCGCGTGGTTCGCCAAGGTGCGCGAGCGCGCCGAGGCTGCGCTCGCGACGCTCACTCGGCCGGACGGAGAGCGCTTCCGGCGCGTCAGCCGCATCTCTCGGGGGTACCGCGTCGCCGAGGTCGACCGCTTCGCCGACCGGATTGCCGAGTACCTGCAGGACGGCCCGGAGCTGACGGCGCGCGAGGTGCGCACGGTGCAGTTCGACGCGCAGTTCGGCGGCTACGACGAGGACGAGGTCGATGCGCTGCTCGACACCGTCGTGAGCCTGATGCTCGCGGTGCGCTGA
- a CDS encoding lytic transglycosylase domain-containing protein, with amino-acid sequence MFTRPATASARSTRTRGVLSGLSLLAAAGFVLVTLAASPSPQVMADPVELPSEQRPGQALDAVTGEQVALLRDQVIVHTPTPTPTPTPEPVAAAAPSAAASEASSSASSAPSIAIPRVAAPNPGSAQAIARDMVSARGWGDDQYSCLYNLWQRESNWNVYAQNPSSGAYGIPQALPGSKMATAGGDWQTNPVTQISWGLGYIAGRYGNPCGAWAHSESVGWY; translated from the coding sequence GTGTTCACCCGACCTGCCACCGCCTCCGCGCGCTCGACGCGCACCCGCGGCGTGCTCTCCGGGCTCTCATTGCTCGCAGCCGCCGGCTTCGTGCTCGTGACGCTGGCCGCGAGCCCGAGTCCGCAGGTGATGGCCGACCCGGTCGAGCTGCCCAGCGAGCAGCGGCCCGGGCAGGCGCTCGACGCGGTCACCGGCGAGCAGGTCGCGCTGCTGCGCGACCAGGTCATCGTGCACACGCCGACCCCCACGCCCACGCCGACCCCCGAGCCGGTCGCTGCCGCGGCGCCGAGCGCCGCCGCCAGCGAAGCGAGCAGCAGCGCCAGCAGCGCCCCGTCGATCGCCATCCCGCGCGTCGCCGCCCCCAACCCCGGGAGCGCGCAGGCGATCGCCCGCGACATGGTGAGCGCCCGCGGCTGGGGCGACGACCAGTACTCCTGCCTCTACAACCTCTGGCAGCGCGAGTCGAACTGGAACGTCTACGCGCAGAACCCCTCGAGCGGCGCCTACGGGATCCCGCAGGCGCTCCCGGGGTCGAAGATGGCGACCGCGGGCGGCGACTGGCAGACGAACCCCGTGACGCAGATCAGCTGGGGCCTGGGCTACATCGCCGGTCGCTACGGCAACCCCTGCGGTGCATGGGCGCACTCCGAGTCGGTCGGCTGGTACTGA